A window of Plasmodium malariae genome assembly, chromosome: 5 contains these coding sequences:
- the PmUG01_05034500 gene encoding conserved Plasmodium protein, unknown function translates to MVRSSCVFLFLLFETLLFIFANNNNNNVFFLKFVKCDVYLIHKTGRDSNSNGHIHLDINYQDGKGHLNEIEKKKEEKNEKEMKWKKEQANNITRNDRIKGILTSFSLQNIKKIFLHFAHKNSTKGMNYQTYSFNTIEKKEEEKEKGKKKGNHAFNIYRLKSKIMYKPSQNFSFLEIPNESLIKFERSLSREGTNLDLPRKNSLKSRKHSNALTKNEHMNACHYSFLEDKNEWIYFPILPITCRQTGCPNSYQMCIPVKVNPDNFDGKKIYEIVIKEFDKRMPLFKFANASIYSGDNYNLVYTCVCKKYLDDGFCDESVE, encoded by the exons aTGGTGCGTTCTTCAtgtgtttttcttttccttttatttgaGACTTTGTTGTTCATTTTTgcgaataataataataataatgtgttCTTTCTGAAATTTGTTAAGTGCGATGTTTATTTGATCCATAAAACGGGAAGGGATTCCAATTCTAATGGACATATCCATTTAGACATAAATTATCAAGATGGAAAAGGacatttaaatgaaattgaaaaaaaaaaagaagaaaaaaatgaaaaggagatgaaatggaaaaaagaacaagcaaataatattacacGAAATGATAGGATAAAAGGAATATTAACTAGTTTTTcgttacaaaatattaagaaaatatttctgCATTTTGCACATAAAAATAGTACCAAGGGGATGAATTACCAAACTTACTCTTTTAATACgattgaaaaaaaggaagaggaaaaggaaaagggaaaaaaaaagggaaatcatgcttttaatatatacagactgaaaagcaaaattatgtataaaccATCTCagaatttttcctttttagaAATACCTAACGAGAGCTTAATCAAATTTGAAAGAAGCTTATCGAGGGAGGGCACAAATTTGGATCTTCCTCGGAAGAACTCCCTTAAGTCAAGAAAACACAGTAACGCTTTAACCAAAAATGAGCATATGAACGCGT gTCATTACAGTTTTTTAGAAGATAAAAATGAGTGGATTTATTTTCCTATTCTACCTATTACATGTCGACAAACAGGGTGCCCCAACTCATATCAAATGTGTATTCCAGTGAAAGTCAACCCTGATAATTTtgatggaaaaaaaatttacgaaATTGTTATTAAAGAGTTTGATAAACGTATGCCACTATTTAAGTTTGCAAATGCAAGCATCTATTCTGGAGATAATTATAATCTTGTTTATACGTGTGTTTGtaagaaatatttagatGATGGCTTTTGTGACGAGTCAGTAGAGTAA
- the PUF2 gene encoding mRNA-binding protein PUF2, putative: MKTIFFDETYISDLKNMQPNFEFKEEYDKPIKLNSCSTFYDAIPSSNEEILYFNKTLTEEQISLLNEEEVYSMRNEKCLENFPNLKNGKKFPEQVIKKISSEGDGKGQKGKAEEEGAQKGTAKKSENICTILCTDVRDAVCTGIGGKREREEHEDKREIDLNKVMDDIFFLCFHKNGCEYIIRKLKENDTEEKQIILNSLLIDARSLCPDVYGSYVAQSIYDLNDEKYKERFTDEFLKHTSFLALHTYGCRLIQKSLESLSDEYKCKIFKELQDDLIAYICHQNGNHVIQKCIEVLPSKNIDMIINIIEEYLPFLSSHAYGCRIVQRIYEIGNIQQIKRLNEKIIKKIHLIKNRYGNYVIQKCFEYSDDTARFIITDEIVNDIYKLSSHKYACNIIEKILLKKEYRYKKKIIKKIVNDISEGNENIINICKDCYGNFMMQKLLTTCRRKERNLIVKTIIENLDKLKDETYGKYILRAINNLET, from the exons ATGAAAACAATATTCTTCGACGAAACGTACATAAGcgacttaaaaaatatgcagcCAAACTTCGAGTTTAAAGAAGAATATGACAAGCCGATAAAGTTGAACTCTTGCTCCACCTTTTATGATGCCATCCCTTCATCGAATGAAGaaatattgtattttaataaaacctTAACGGAAGAACAAATCTCCCTTTTAAATGAGGAAGAGGTCTATTCCATgcgaaatgaaaaatgtcttgaaaattttccaaatttgaaaaatggtaaaaaattTCCTGAACaagtcataaaaaaaatatcatcaGAAGGGGACGGGAAAGgtcaaaaaggaaaagcGGAAGAAGAAGGAGCACAAAAAGGAACAgcaaaaaaaagtgaaaatatatgtactatCTTATGTACTGATGTACGTGATGCTGTATGTACTGGCATAGGCGGAAAAAGGGAACGCGAAGAACACGAAGACAAAAGAGAAATAGACCTAAACAAAGTAATggatgatatatttttcttgtgCTTTCATAAAAATGGGTGTGAGTACATAATTAGAAAGCTTAAAGAAAATGATACagaagaaaaacaaataatattaaactCTCTTTTAATAGACGCAAGATCTTTATGTCCAGACGTGTATGGCAGTTATGTAGCTCAAAGTATATATGACTTAAATgacgaaaaatataaagaacgTTTTACGGATGAATTTTTGAAACATACAAGTTTTCTAGCcttacatacatatggaTGTAGACTTATCCAGAAATCATTAGAGTCCTTATCTGATGAATATAAatgcaaaatttttaaagaattacaAGATGATCTAATCGCATATATATGTCATCAAAATGGTAATCATGTTATACAGAAATGTATTGAAGTTTTACcatcaaaaaatattgatatgatcataaatattatagaagaatatttaccttttttaagTTCACATGCTTATGGATGTAGAATAGTGCAaagaatatatgaaattggaaatatacaacaaataaagagattaaatgaaaaaattattaagaaaattcaTCTTATAAAAAACAGATATGGAAATTATGTTATTCAAAAATGTTTCGAGTACTCAGATGATACAGCTAGGTTTATTATCACTGATGAAATAGTGAATGATATTTACAAGCTCTCTTCCCATAAGTACGCCTG CAATATAATTGAAAAGATTTTACTCAAAAAAGAGTATAGATACAAAAAGAAGATTATTAAGAAAATCGTAAATGATATTTCGGAGGG GAATGAAAACATTATAAACATTTGTAAAGACTGCTATGGTAATTTTATGATGCAGAAGTTGCTGACAACGTGCAGGAGAAAGGAAAGAaatttaattgtaaaaacGATCATCGAAAACTTGGATAAACTAAAGGACGAGACATACG gCAAATACATTTTGAGAGCTATCAACAATTTAGAAACTTGA
- the DHFR-TS gene encoding bifunctional dihydrofolate reductase-thymidylate synthase, putative, translated as MEDLADIFDIYAICACCKVPNQGEGKKNEIFSTKTFRGLGNKGCLPWKSNSLDMKYFRSVTTYVNEMKYKKLKYKREKYLEKEISNENSSTVFENISLLSSSKLQNVVVMGRSNWVSIPKQYKPLPNRINVVLSRTLKKEDVKEDIFIINNMDQLVLLLKKLNYYKCFIIGGAIVYKECLERNLIKQIYFTRINNVYECDVFFPEIDENVFQITSVSDVYTSNCTSLDFVIFSKRKKALTQESLPHQSSGSDKGSNTSSTISNGAMSSNTIRGSTTSSSGKGKGGGESIFEREYNFMGDEEDDLVYFNFNNNKNEYKNAENANDFKIYNSLKFKHHPEYQYLSIIYDIIMNGNKQNDRTGVGVLSKFGYIMKFNLNQYFPLLTTKKLFLRGIIEELLWFIRGETNGNTLLNKNVRIWEANGTREFLDNRKLFHREVNDLGPIYGFQWRHFGAEYTNMHANYEDKGVDQLKNIIHLIKNDPTSRRIILCAWNVKDLDQMALPPCHILCQFYVFDGKLSCIMYQRSCDLGLGVPFNIASYSIFTHMIAQVCNLQPAQFIHILGNAHVYNNHIDSLKVQLNRIPYPFPTLKLNPEIKNIEDFTISDFTIQNYVHHDKISMDMAA; from the coding sequence ATGGAAGACCTGGCTGATATTTTCGACATATATGCCATCTGCGCTTGCTGTAAAGTGCCAAATCAGGGtgaaggtaaaaaaaatgaaatatttagcACCAAAACGTTTAGAGGCCTTGGCAATAAAGGATGTCTACCATGGAAAAGTAATTCGTTAGATATGAAATATTTCAGATCAGTAACTACATATGttaatgaaatgaaatataaaaaattaaaatataaaagagagaaatatttagaaaaggAAATATCAAATGAAAACAGTAGTACagtttttgaaaatatatcacTACTGTCATCAAGtaaattacaaaatgttGTAGTGATGGGGAGAAGTAACTGGGTTAGTATTCCAAAGCAGTATAAGCCTTTGCCGAACAGAATAAATGTAGTACTATCAAGAACacttaaaaaagaagatgtTAAAgaagatatttttataataaataatatggatCAACTagttttacttttaaaaaaattaaattattacaaatgCTTTATTATTGGTGGGGCAATAGTTTACAAGGAGTGTTTAGAaagaaatttaataaaacaaatttattttacgaGAATAAATAATGTCTACGAATGTGATGTTTTCTTTCCAGAAATTGATGAAAATGTGTTTCAAATTACGTCTGTGAGTGATGTGTATACTAGCAACTGCACGTCGTTAGACTTTGTAATTTTCAGTAAACGCAAGAAGGCATTGACCCAAGAATCCCTCCCCCATCAGAGTAGTGGAAGCGACAAAGGCAGTAACACCAGCAGTACTATCAGCAATGGTGCTATGAGCAGTAATACTATCAGGGGTAGTACTACAAGCAGCAGTGGTAAAGGGAAAGGAGGAGGCGAATCTATTTTTGAGCGGGAATATAACTTCATGGGAGACGAAGAAGACGATTTAGTATATTTCAactttaataataacaaaaatgaatataaaaatgcagAAAATGCCAATgactttaaaatatacaacagtttaaaatttaaacatCACCCAGAATATCAATAtttaagtattatatatgatatcATTATGAAtggaaataaacaaaatgacAGAACAGGTGTAGGAGTACTAAGTAAATTTGGgtatattatgaaatttaatttaaatcaatattttccattattaACAACAAAGAAATTATTCCTTAGAGGAATAATTGAAGAGTTACTTTGGTTTATAAGAGGAGAAACAAATGGAAATActttgttaaataaaaatgtaagaaTATGGGAAGCAAATGGAACAAGAGAATTTTTGGATAACAGAAAATTATTCCATAGAGAAGTTAATGACTTAGGACCTATATATGGTTTTCAATGGAGGCATTTCGGTGCtgaatatacaaatatgcaTGCCAACTATGAAGATAAAGGAGTTgatcaattaaaaaatattatccatttaataaaaaatgatccAACTAGTAGAAGAATTATTTTGTGTGCATGGAATGTTAAAGATCTTGATCAAATGGCACTACCTCCTTGTCATATTTTATGccaattttatgtttttgaTGGAAAATTATCATGTATTATGTATCAAAGGTCATGTGATTTAGGTTTAGGAGTCCCTTTTAATATTGCCTCCTATTCAATATTCACTCATATGATTGCACAAGTGTGTAATTTACAGCCTGCACAGTTCATACATATTTTAGGAAATGCACATGTTTATAATAATCATATTGACAGCTTAAAAGTACAGTTAAATAGGATACCCTACCCCTTCCCAACTCTTAAATTAAATCCTGAAATAAAGAACATTGAAGACTTTACAATATCGGATTTTACAATCCAAAATTACGTGCACCATGATAAAATTTCTATGGACATGGCCGCGTGA